The following are from one region of the Nevskiales bacterium genome:
- a CDS encoding integron integrase → MPKPRLLDQVRAALRLRHYSYRTEQTYVTWIKRYIYFHGKQHPAGLGEREVTAFLSHLASERRVSASTQNQALSALLFLYGVVLDRQLDWLDNVVRAKRSTHIPTVLSREELRRLLAQLDGTHELIARLMYGTGMRLLEALRLRVGDLDREYRQITVRNGKGAKDRVTVLPESLIPALAAHLEKVKDLHARDLAAGYGGVYLPFALARKYPRAEYEWIWQYVFPSVHRSVDPLSGVIRRHHLDEKNYQRIIRQAARRAGLAKRVTSHTLRHCFATHLLEDGYDIRTVQELLGHSDVSTTMIYTHVLNRGGRGVFSPLDRI, encoded by the coding sequence ATGCCGAAACCCCGCCTCCTCGATCAGGTCCGCGCCGCCTTGCGGCTGCGCCACTACAGCTACCGGACCGAGCAGACCTACGTCACCTGGATTAAACGCTACATCTATTTTCACGGCAAGCAGCACCCGGCCGGCCTGGGCGAGCGCGAGGTCACGGCCTTTCTCAGCCACCTGGCCAGCGAGCGGCGGGTCTCCGCCTCCACCCAGAACCAGGCCCTGTCGGCCCTGCTGTTCCTGTACGGCGTGGTGCTGGACCGCCAGCTGGACTGGCTGGACAACGTGGTGCGCGCGAAGCGCTCGACGCATATCCCGACCGTGCTCAGCCGCGAGGAACTGCGCCGCTTGCTGGCGCAGCTGGACGGCACGCACGAGCTCATTGCGCGGCTGATGTACGGCACCGGCATGCGCCTGCTGGAGGCCTTGCGGCTGCGGGTCGGCGACCTGGACCGCGAGTACCGCCAGATCACCGTGCGCAACGGCAAGGGTGCCAAGGATCGCGTGACGGTCCTGCCGGAATCCCTGATTCCGGCGCTGGCCGCGCATCTTGAAAAGGTCAAGGACTTGCACGCGCGCGACCTGGCGGCGGGCTATGGCGGCGTTTACCTGCCGTTTGCGCTGGCGCGCAAGTATCCACGCGCCGAATACGAGTGGATCTGGCAGTACGTGTTCCCTTCCGTCCACCGCTCGGTGGACCCGCTGTCAGGCGTGATCCGGCGCCACCACCTGGACGAAAAGAACTACCAGCGGATCATCCGGCAGGCAGCACGGCGCGCGGGGCTGGCCAAGCGCGTGACCAGCCATACGCTGCGCCATTGCTTTGCCACACATCTGCTGGAGGACGGCTACGACATCCGCACGGTGCAGGAACTGCTCGGCCACTCGGATGTGAGCACCACCATGATCTACACGCACGTGCTCAACCGCGGGGGGCGAGGAGTGTTCAGCCCGTTAGACCGGATTTAA